ATCGTGGTGACAAACAATTACCACAAAATCTTGTAAATTATATGGAAGTTGTATGTATTATCAGAACAAAGTATGAATaatgtaacttaaaaataaaacattcataataataaatttctttattcgaccaacatcttaaaaagcttttacttctaaactgttggatcaagaatCACTGAAGGCAGTGATTATTGAGACGGCGCgtggtgatttttttaatttgtcactcattcatttatttacctttttttttaaattttttagaatgttaatataaaaatataatatatatacactattaaaaatttataaataaataaaaccttccgctgcgggacatttgagtgcccaagcaaccggtggtcagggctccagagtgaggatcctcctcacaatacgccgtctcaagaatcactgtctTCACTGCTTCTTGAAACGGCGCGTATTATTAAAGTTTCGAAAGTACTTGAACGGTTGGCTGGTGTTGTAAGGTACTCACGGTTCGCTCGATCTCCTGGAAGGCTTGCCGGTCTTTGTTGAAGGCATCGGTGAGCCAGCGCGGGATGTCTGCGAGCAGCTCGTCTTGCTTCACGAAGATCAGCGTGGCCAGTGTGATCTTCAGTACCATCAGCACTATCATGAAGATCGCATACTGGAAtcataagttattttatttaataaacagaTTCTACAAAGAagttaaactatcgtgagtgttattcatattaattgattatgaaacacggctaaaactcacttgatattaggtcggagtatgcccgactagtttggatcgtgccgcgatgcaagaaccagctcatgactaagggccccgtatgggttcgaaactagtcgggcatactccgacctaatatcacgtgagttttagccgtgctTCATAATCAATTAGATTCTACaaaggttccgtttttgtactcggacgaactctttcgttcgcccactttaggtttaGCCTCTGGATTAGGTTAGGTTTGGATCTATATTCACATTCCATAGCATGCAGTTACACTTACAGTGATCAGCATGCATTTCGACTTACAGTGATCAGCACGCAGTTGCACTTACAGTGATCAGCACGCAGTGGCACTTACAGTGATCAGCATGCAGTTGCTCTCTCTGATAGCGCCGCAGCAGCCGAAGAACGCGACCACGAACACGATGCAGCCGACCACGATGGCGCCGATGGGCGTCAGCTGCACGATGGGCGAGCTCTGCAGGATGTCCGCCGCCTTGGACACGTGCAGCTCCACCGCCACTCCCAGGCCGATCAGCGCTACACCGGCTAGCTGGAAACAGTTACAAACATTTTAGGGTACCGTAGTCAACTAGGATCCCTTTTAACTACGCCACGGAACATCCCAGAAGCGGAATATCCCGAcatgctttattttattataactcaAAGGCAGGCATCGTTTTTAATGAAAACTTCTTTTGCCGACACTTCCAACCATCGTCGTATTTCAACTAATTTACCAAAAAACCTTCTCAGGTACACTCATACATCATCACTATATCTATTATtgaaaccgcatgaaaatcggttctgtagtttttgagtttataccgaacagacagacagatagatagGCAGACGCGGCGAGGGCTTTGgttcataatatgtacctataggcAACCATATATGTAAggtattgttatttataaaacatgttATTTATAGATAATCTCAAATATGTTTACTAAAAAGAAGCTACTAATCAGAAGCGATACAATGTTTAGAATCTGTATAACAGTTTATTTCAAGATAGGAACAAATGTCTAGAAAATATCTGCGACGCGATATTTTCGGTTGCCTAGGGTTACAGAATGCCTACAATAACGATTACAAgtcggagatcctgggttcgatccccggctgggcagactgagattttcttaatttggccaggtctggctggtgggaggcttcggccgtggctagttaccaccctaccggcaaagacgtaccgccaagcaatttagcgttccggtacgatgccgtgtagaaaccggagaggggtgtagattttcatcctcctcctaacaagttagccctcttccatcttagactgcatcatcacaaaCCAACAAATCAGATTGTAgtaaagtgctaacttgtaaagaataaaaaaaaggctgaAACTGTTTGAGCCGCTGCAGTAATTCGTATGTTTTGGTACACACATATTATGAGGTTAACCTAGGGTTGTCagaagtatacctacctactataaaacactataaaataaactgcaataatcacactaatattataaaggcgaaagtttttgaGTGTGAAACGAACAAAGGGACGGAAGGAACAAGTTTTTGATTGCcctaaatttgaaaaaaaaagtaccttatatgtaaaattttagacaaaacattgttaaaaatgctttgtaaataaatatagttttttttataaaaatataattatgtaacatTCTAcacacatcaatttttttttgttttctacaATTTTTCCTTTTTGTGAAAAATGTTGGTAACCCTAGTATAACCTAATATCCGCTTATCTATGCGTGCAAAGAGGGGTATCTTCATATCGATACGCTTATCTTATCAGTTATCAGTAGAGGTGGAGGGACCGGACGGCTTTACTCATGAGTTTTCATTGGAAATACTATGTACTGATAGGATATACGAGGATACCTAATTAttaaacacacaaaaaaaaatgcactatgtgtatttttgatataaataaataagaaatagtaataaaacgTTTTCTGCATTAAtcctaacaataatataaacgtTGATGGACATCCTACAGTCTAAATAACGGTTGGTTTTGTTAGGTTTAAGAAAATATAGGTCTTTCTAgtttcaacgatattttattatcatctaGATTTACGTCGCATTAACAATTTTGTGATCCTGTAGGAGTAATCTGTGATTACAAACTTTTCAAAAAGTaggattatttttatatgtttgtttgtttgcttgaacgcgttaatctcaggaactactggtccgatgtaaaaaattctttcagtattaaatAGCACATTTAATGAAGaaggtatatattatccccgtagtaatacgggtacggagaaccacgcgggtgaaaccgagcggtGTCAACTAGTGCTAAGATAACTTCGCCGGCTATCTTTAGGAGTTGGtgcaattaaaatgtttttttttattgctgtcTTGTATTTATATATCTGTGATTCactcaattattaaaaaacatctatAAAATTAGTCTATGATGTTTGAAGCCTCACATGAGTTGAAGggaatgtaattattttttaattttttttttttacataattttcactaaaaattatgtaaaaaaaaaaaattgtacatacACGTGATGGCTAATGATTAGTTTGAAGCCAATAGCGTGTAAATTTAAGTTTCAGAAAGTACTACAGGAAAGAACTGTCTAAAAA
This sequence is a window from Bicyclus anynana chromosome 16, ilBicAnyn1.1, whole genome shotgun sequence. Protein-coding genes within it:
- the LOC112047555 gene encoding 23 kDa integral membrane protein-like isoform X2, with translation MILAGVALIGLGVAVELHVSKAADILQSSPIVQLTPIGAIVVGCIVFVVAFFGCCGAIRESNCMLITYAIFMIVLMVLKITLATLIFVKQDELLADIPRWLTDAFNKDRQAFQEIERTFTCCGVEGPQSYMSLALPATCCAAGVQTCTVVNAHPGCSRVLSDFFQTFGLAIGVVAIVVVAVELVAVVFGLCLANHVRNKSRRTRY
- the LOC112047555 gene encoding 23 kDa integral membrane protein-like isoform X1; the encoded protein is MGCGEFLVKYILFFANLFFALAGVALIGLGVAVELHVSKAADILQSSPIVQLTPIGAIVVGCIVFVVAFFGCCGAIRESNCMLITYAIFMIVLMVLKITLATLIFVKQDELLADIPRWLTDAFNKDRQAFQEIERTFTCCGVEGPQSYMSLALPATCCAAGVQTCTVVNAHPGCSRVLSDFFQTFGLAIGVVAIVVVAVELVAVVFGLCLANHVRNKSRRTRY